Below is a genomic region from Calditrichota bacterium.
CGCCGCCCTGGAGCGACTTGGCATCGCCGAGCGACGATACGATGACGTCGAAACGGCCTCCGGAGCGGGTAAAGGCCGGGACGTCGCCGGTTACGATGACCGCTGCGACGTTGCTGGCCCGCACTTTCGAGCCATCGACCGCAATGCCGAAGCGCTCGAGCATATTGGCGAGAGCCTGATTGGTGAAGAGGCTTTTCGGGCTGTCGCCGGTGCCCTCGAGACCGACGACGAGGCCGTAGCCGATGAGGCGGGCGCCTTCGGCTCCGGCGAATCGCCCGACATCCTTGATCCGCACTGCGCCGACGGCGCATGTCACGGCGATCAGATTCAGTATTCCGACGGCTGCAAGTGTCGTAGCGAGAATCTGGATCTTCGCACTTTCGGACTTCCGATCTTTCACACTCATCAGAATAACCAGTTGAAAAATCTGATGATAAGACCTGGCTTCTGGGCTTGATCGACGACCCCCCGGCCTTTATAGGAAATAGCGGCGTCGGCGATTAAGTAACTGAAGACGCTGTTATCGCTGAGGATGTCGCGCGGGCGGACAAGCCCGGTCAGGACGGTGATCTGCTCTTCGCCGTTCACTTCGACCTTGCGCTGGCCTTCGAGTTTCAGGTTGCCGTTGGGGAGCATTTCGACCACGCGGGCAGCCATCTTGCCGCGCAACTGTCCGCTGCGCGAAGTGCCGCCCTTGGCTTTGGAATCGCTGGAGAGGCTGCTCTTCAGGCCGAGCCCGGGAATCGCACTGAGGACTCCGGAGGAGGCCGAAGTCGCTTCGATCAAATGCTCAAGATCGGAATTGGTGGTCGCCTCGTTCGAGCCGGAGGTGTATTCCATAAGGAGAATTGTAACGACATCGCCGATCCGAAAGGCGCGCTGATCGGCGAAGAGCGACGCCGGCGCCGAGCGGGCAGACCGGTCCGGTGTCGAGGCGGCGGGTATTGGGGTAAGTGATTCCTGCGCGAAGGCGAGGGCCGAAGAAAATGCCATGGCGATGATTAGCAAGGGCTTCATTCCAGTTCCACCTCTTTTGGTCCGGTAACGCGGGCGTTCAAGCGGACGCCGCTCTCGAGGTTGCGAACCCGAACCCGCTCGCCGATACGGCCATCCTCAAGGGCTCGTCCGGTCGTCCGCAGTTCGATGGCACCGGAGCGGAGCACGAGGCTGATCTCTTCACCGATCATCACCGCCGGGCGGGGAGCCACCTTCGACGAGGTGAGCAAACTTCCAGCGGCAATGC
It encodes:
- a CDS encoding flagellar basal body L-ring protein FlgH translates to MKPLLIIAMAFSSALAFAQESLTPIPAASTPDRSARSAPASLFADQRAFRIGDVVTILLMEYTSGSNEATTNSDLEHLIEATSASSGVLSAIPGLGLKSSLSSDSKAKGGTSRSGQLRGKMAARVVEMLPNGNLKLEGQRKVEVNGEEQITVLTGLVRPRDILSDNSVFSYLIADAAISYKGRGVVDQAQKPGLIIRFFNWLF